One window of Dermacentor andersoni chromosome 7, qqDerAnde1_hic_scaffold, whole genome shotgun sequence genomic DNA carries:
- the LOC126534003 gene encoding 5-hydroxytryptamine receptor 1-like → MPPAMYLELSGHRWDLGRAACDAWVSMDVASCTASILNLCMISVDRYLAITRPLTYGVRRTARRAWACIGAVWLLAALISVPPLLVLGNEHGTLDAPTCLVCQHLAYQLYATLGAFYIPLAVMLFVYWRIHRAAKKVIEAEHRARPGPRSRSLRVVLRERKASITLGIILTAFTACWLPFFALALVQPLGGKPLPEVAHSFALWLGYANSALNPVIYVTFHHDFRRAFRDLLCFRCQTQTTGSSTTGGGSSSGTVRQLLGSRDNHLNSWA, encoded by the coding sequence ATGCCTCCCGCCATGTACCTCGAACTCTCCGGCCACCGCTGGGACCTGGGACGAGCGGCCTGCGACGCCTGGGTGTCCATGGACGTTGCCTCCTGCACCGCCTCCATCCTCAATCTGTGCATGATCTCCGTGGACCGCTACCTGGCCATCACGCGACCCTTGACCTACGGCGTCCGGCGCACGGCACGAAGGGCCTGGGCCTGCATCGGTGCCGTCTGGCTCCTGGCGGCGCTCATCAGCGTGCCCCCACTGCTAGTCTTGGGAAACGAGCACGGCACTCTCGATGCACCCACCTGCCTCGTCTGCCAGCACCTCGCCTACCAACTGTACGCTACGCTCGGGGCCTTCTACATACCCTTGGCCGTGATGCTGTTCGTGTACTGGAGGATTCACAGGGCTGCGAAGAAGGTCATCGAAGCCGAGCACCGAGCAAGGCCTGGACCTCGAAGCAGGAGCCTGAGAGTCGTTCTGAGAGAACGCAAGGCCTCCATAACGCTCGGAATAATCCTGACAGCTTTCACGGCCTGCTGGCTCCCTTTTTTCGCCCTCGCCCTGGTGCAGCCTCTGGGAGGCAAACCCCTTCCGGAGGTGGCGCACAGCTTCGCGCTCTGGCTTGGCTACGCCAACTCGGCGCTGAACCCGGTCATCTACGTAACCTTCCACCACGACTTCCGGCGCGCCTTCCGGGACCTGCTGTGCTTCCGCTGTCAGACGCAGACGACCGGAAGCAGCACGACTGGGggcggaagcagcagcggcacGGTCAGACAGTTGCTGGGCAGCAGGGACAACCACCTCAACTCGTGGGCCTGA